Proteins encoded within one genomic window of Halocatena marina:
- a CDS encoding HD domain-containing protein translates to MGVEIRENPVTDDEFEEMKQFVHDYLAASVEGEDDGGRMRWYPWHSADYRYNHILNVIDISTRIAEKEGANIDVVRVAALFHDISKLEVDQDVHAEAGARVAREYLKSHGNYPSSFIDEVCDSVRAHSYQGPLMDLPLETRCLIESDLLDKVGANGMALILLRMGYEARTHMDCSEMIDRILERGEDAIDRIESDSAESIAHQRLKRVRWFREWLVSEVAELEPDGVDHEER, encoded by the coding sequence GTGGGGGTTGAGATACGCGAAAATCCCGTAACAGACGACGAGTTCGAGGAAATGAAACAGTTCGTCCATGATTATCTCGCTGCGAGTGTGGAAGGAGAAGACGACGGGGGCCGGATGCGCTGGTATCCGTGGCACTCTGCAGACTACCGGTACAACCACATCCTAAACGTCATCGATATTTCAACTCGGATTGCCGAGAAGGAGGGTGCGAACATCGATGTCGTTCGTGTGGCCGCGCTGTTTCACGACATCTCGAAGTTAGAAGTCGATCAGGACGTTCACGCAGAGGCTGGCGCTCGTGTTGCACGGGAGTATCTAAAGAGTCACGGCAACTATCCTTCGTCGTTCATCGACGAAGTGTGTGATTCTGTCAGAGCACATTCTTATCAGGGACCACTCATGGATCTCCCGCTCGAAACGCGCTGTCTCATCGAGAGTGATCTTCTCGATAAAGTCGGTGCAAACGGAATGGCGCTCATTCTTCTCCGGATGGGCTATGAAGCTCGCACCCACATGGACTGTTCTGAGATGATCGATCGCATCTTAGAGCGGGGCGAAGACGCGATCGATCGAATCGAGAGCGACAGCGCAGAGAGCATTGCCCACCAACGGCTCAAACGCGTGCGTTGGTTCCGTGAGTGGCTCGTCTCCGAAGTCGCCGAACTAGAACCAGACGGCGTCGACCACGAAGAGCGTTGA
- a CDS encoding 30S ribosomal protein S27e encodes MSGRFYRVTCPDCENEQIIYGKAATEVACAVCGHVLARPTGGKAVIEGEVTETVERRAEHA; translated from the coding sequence ATGTCTGGACGCTTCTACCGAGTGACGTGCCCGGACTGTGAGAACGAACAGATCATCTACGGTAAGGCTGCGACCGAAGTCGCGTGCGCGGTCTGTGGACACGTCTTAGCACGGCCCACAGGAGGCAAAGCCGTCATCGAAGGTGAGGTCACCGAGACAGTCGAACGGCGTGCAGAACACGCTTGA
- a CDS encoding DUF3054 domain-containing protein: protein MSTTTGVGRVDFSSRSFGVAIGDAALIGLFVLAGELSHYSVSYLGSHPERIVGTAVPFYIGWILAALVLGAYSHAARESPKQAALVAGGTWILAAVIGQALRATSVFHGDFAVTFVLVSIGVGLVLLVPWRIVVSIW from the coding sequence ATGAGCACCACAACGGGAGTAGGGCGGGTCGATTTCTCCTCACGGAGCTTTGGGGTAGCGATCGGTGATGCTGCGCTCATAGGGCTGTTCGTTCTCGCGGGCGAACTCAGTCACTACTCGGTCAGTTATTTGGGATCGCATCCAGAGCGAATCGTCGGTACAGCAGTCCCCTTCTACATTGGGTGGATTCTCGCTGCTCTCGTGCTCGGTGCGTACAGTCACGCTGCGCGCGAGTCTCCGAAACAGGCAGCACTGGTGGCTGGTGGTACGTGGATCCTCGCAGCAGTAATCGGACAAGCTCTTCGCGCCACGTCAGTGTTCCACGGCGATTTCGCCGTCACATTCGTGCTCGTTTCGATTGGTGTCGGTCTCGTACTACTCGTTCCGTGGCGGATTGTGGTCAGCATCTGGTAA
- a CDS encoding right-handed parallel beta-helix repeat-containing protein, translated as MEEINNRATAGFWLFGENTTIDNCQLYGWTDAAIAIGAATHMPQNARVRYCSIHNNQMEGLGYGITVYNGNPTIDMNYFDRNRHSIDGFGFATCGYKATANLVGPHPVDHAFDMHALTENISDYEGNLAGGTIIIERNTFQFNTHHRAVDGQAEEAVKIRGRPDDGVYIRNNRFYHLEEPENPHVHGQAYQQRMPDPDAIDGWENLFTSDNQFGTAVCGEIGVETPAQASREQWHTVSLRGVYQDPVVMMKSASYKDPEPCHIRLRNVESDSFEFQIGKWLYQDGSHKPEFLSYLVLETGTQRANNGTLIETGKTSVNHEFKSISFESDFDSQPVVLTQPQVVQGAHPAVTRNNNVTADGFDVRLQEEQRLSNGGHRFEPVGYMAFEQGVINLLSTRLEVGRTPTEVTDDWYRVNFKTTRDTPAFLADIQTFNGIDTSYPRFTNLNKYGVDIKIDEEQSADNETVHKYSESVGYIVSEKKNGLI; from the coding sequence GTGGAAGAAATAAACAACCGGGCAACAGCGGGATTCTGGCTCTTCGGTGAGAACACTACGATCGATAATTGTCAATTGTATGGATGGACAGACGCGGCTATCGCCATTGGTGCGGCAACTCATATGCCACAAAACGCACGGGTTCGGTACTGTAGTATCCACAACAACCAGATGGAGGGCCTCGGATACGGCATTACCGTGTACAACGGTAATCCAACAATTGATATGAACTACTTCGATCGTAATCGCCACTCAATCGACGGGTTTGGCTTTGCAACGTGTGGATACAAAGCCACAGCAAATCTTGTTGGTCCTCATCCAGTCGATCATGCCTTCGACATGCACGCGCTCACAGAGAATATTAGTGATTATGAGGGTAATCTCGCAGGTGGAACAATAATCATAGAGAGAAATACATTCCAATTTAACACACATCATAGAGCTGTTGATGGGCAAGCTGAGGAAGCGGTCAAGATTCGGGGACGCCCAGATGATGGGGTGTATATTCGAAATAACCGATTCTATCACCTTGAAGAGCCGGAGAATCCGCATGTTCATGGACAAGCATATCAACAGAGGATGCCAGATCCTGATGCGATCGACGGGTGGGAGAACCTTTTTACGTCTGATAACCAGTTTGGGACGGCGGTTTGCGGTGAAATCGGCGTGGAAACGCCTGCACAAGCATCTCGGGAGCAATGGCACACCGTCTCTCTCCGTGGTGTCTATCAGGATCCAGTAGTGATGATGAAATCAGCTTCGTACAAAGATCCGGAGCCATGTCACATACGTCTTCGAAACGTCGAGTCGGACAGCTTCGAATTCCAGATTGGAAAATGGCTATATCAAGACGGATCGCACAAACCGGAATTTCTCTCCTATTTGGTTCTGGAAACAGGGACGCAACGAGCTAACAATGGAACATTAATTGAAACGGGGAAAACCAGCGTCAACCACGAATTCAAATCAATTTCATTCGAATCCGATTTCGATAGTCAGCCAGTAGTGCTCACTCAGCCACAAGTTGTGCAGGGAGCCCACCCTGCTGTTACGAGGAATAATAATGTGACAGCTGATGGCTTCGATGTTCGTCTTCAGGAAGAACAGCGGCTCTCGAATGGCGGACACCGTTTTGAACCCGTGGGTTACATGGCGTTCGAACAAGGTGTGATCAATTTGTTAAGTACTCGTCTAGAGGTTGGAAGAACCCCCACAGAGGTCACAGACGACTGGTATCGGGTGAACTTCAAAACCACGCGTGATACACCAGCATTCCTTGCGGATATACAGACGTTCAATGGAATAGACACATCCTATCCGAGATTTACTAATCTGAATAAATACGGAGTCGATATTAAGATCGATGAAGAGCAGAGCGCAGACAATGAAACAGTCCACAAATACAGCGAATCTGTCGGTTATATCGTCTCTGAGAAAAAGAACGGACTTATCTGA
- a CDS encoding translation initiation factor IF-2 subunit alpha: protein MKYTGWPDPGDLVVGRVDEIEDFGVFVDLLEYTDRRGLVHISEVASGWIKNIRDHVNTGETVVCKVLDVDESAQQIDLSVKDVNDHQRSEKIQEWKNEQKADKWMTLAFGEDVSDEQYGTVANELLSVFGTLYEGFEQAAIHGEDTLSETDLTDEEITTIVDTARENVSVPYVTVTGYVHLRSSNPNGVDDVRAALESAEGNGEVSDEVELGVTYVGSPEYRIKVRAPSYKVAEDELTETVERARAVIEERGGTADFHRERQTEAE from the coding sequence ATGAAGTACACAGGCTGGCCCGATCCGGGCGATCTCGTCGTCGGCCGGGTTGACGAAATCGAGGATTTTGGGGTGTTCGTGGATCTATTAGAGTACACAGATCGCCGTGGACTCGTCCACATCAGCGAGGTAGCAAGCGGGTGGATCAAGAACATCCGTGACCACGTCAATACGGGCGAGACGGTCGTGTGCAAAGTGCTTGATGTCGATGAGAGTGCCCAGCAGATCGATCTCTCGGTCAAGGACGTTAACGACCACCAGCGCTCTGAGAAGATCCAAGAGTGGAAAAACGAGCAGAAGGCGGACAAATGGATGACCCTCGCGTTCGGGGAGGACGTGAGTGACGAGCAGTACGGGACGGTCGCAAACGAGTTGCTCTCTGTCTTCGGTACGCTGTATGAGGGCTTCGAGCAGGCGGCGATCCACGGCGAAGACACGCTCTCCGAGACCGATCTCACTGACGAGGAGATCACAACTATCGTCGACACTGCACGCGAGAACGTCTCTGTTCCGTATGTTACGGTGACCGGCTACGTCCATCTCCGCTCGTCTAATCCCAATGGCGTCGATGATGTTCGTGCGGCACTCGAGAGTGCCGAAGGAAATGGAGAGGTATCGGACGAAGTCGAACTCGGTGTGACGTACGTCGGTTCGCCAGAGTACCGCATCAAAGTGCGCGCGCCGTCGTATAAAGTTGCAGAGGATGAGCTTACAGAAACCGTCGAACGAGCGCGGGCAGTCATTGAGGAGCGCGGTGGAACTGCAGACTTCCACCGAGAGCGACAGACTGAAGCAGAATAA
- a CDS encoding ornithine cyclodeaminase family protein, translated as MTKTLFLTSEELAGLATPAEYVTAVREGYRQQGPAAPRTKLVHDDPAGMLTGYLAILPETGAMGGYTYAAGFDDRDVHFFLPLFDAESGRPLALLDGASLNPYKTGAVGAVAIDALAREDARTLGVIGSGAQARGQVHAAMTVRDFGTVNVYSPTKESRERFVGEMNEQYDASVGAVASSDAVLEGVDVLITATNDTEPVFDGERLEPGTHVTAMGQYDPNARELDATVIERSTYVPDLYDRATSDAGAFMQAMDERGLTEDHIHGDLGQVLAGDVAGRTSDEEITIFDSGGTAIETVASAYMLYEKARERDLGEYIDIAPGSEALTGE; from the coding sequence ATGACGAAGACGTTGTTTCTGACCAGCGAAGAACTCGCGGGTCTGGCGACACCTGCGGAGTACGTGACGGCTGTTCGTGAGGGTTATCGTCAGCAGGGTCCGGCAGCCCCGCGGACGAAACTCGTTCACGACGATCCAGCGGGGATGCTTACGGGCTATCTTGCTATTCTTCCCGAGACGGGCGCAATGGGTGGCTACACATACGCAGCGGGGTTCGACGATCGCGACGTACACTTTTTCCTTCCGCTGTTCGACGCCGAGAGCGGTCGTCCACTCGCACTTCTTGATGGTGCGAGCCTCAATCCATACAAAACCGGTGCCGTCGGTGCAGTTGCCATCGATGCTCTTGCTCGTGAGGACGCGCGGACGCTCGGTGTCATTGGAAGCGGTGCGCAGGCCCGTGGCCAAGTACACGCGGCGATGACCGTGCGCGATTTCGGAACTGTCAACGTCTATTCGCCGACGAAAGAGAGCCGCGAACGCTTTGTGGGGGAGATGAACGAGCAGTACGACGCCTCTGTTGGCGCAGTCGCATCGAGCGATGCCGTCCTCGAGGGAGTAGACGTGCTCATCACTGCTACAAACGATACAGAACCAGTCTTCGACGGTGAACGACTCGAACCAGGGACTCATGTCACTGCAATGGGGCAGTACGATCCGAACGCCCGAGAGCTCGACGCGACTGTTATTGAGCGCTCGACGTACGTTCCAGATCTCTACGATCGTGCGACGAGCGATGCTGGCGCATTCATGCAAGCGATGGACGAGCGTGGACTCACAGAGGATCACATCCACGGTGATCTCGGGCAAGTACTCGCCGGTGACGTCGCTGGACGGACGAGTGACGAGGAAATAACGATCTTCGACAGCGGTGGAACCGCAATCGAGACCGTCGCGTCTGCGTACATGCTCTATGAAAAAGCGCGCGAGCGCGACCTCGGGGAGTACATCGATATCGCCCCAGGCAGCGAGGCGCTTACTGGTGAATAA
- a CDS encoding MFS transporter, translating into MNRNDRAITGLVMLAHSLVHTYEFVFPVFIPLWLSQFGTTEAIVGAIVGIGLSLFGLGAPLAGVLTDRRGSKPLILACLFGMGGSFVLLGLSSTIAGLIGISQLSMSGIAIPTELGVVTIALIVWGVSASLYHPAGLSLITRGVEARGSAFAYHGTAGNIGTALGPLLATILLFFLSNNWRIVALILAVPALVGVAYAVRINVNETAAVSTATDGGSETESGISSLSEFFSLSKTLLASAFLVVFSIVMFSGLYYRGVLTFLPSLLGDIGIIAPIEFYGRTIEPANYLYTGLLATGVGGQYVGGKLTDRIPVELGLTVGYAAFGVVALAFLPITALGLIPFVLLLALLGFVLFFVQPFYQATVADYTPASVRGLSYGYTYLGVFGIGALGTPLAGAALTYLSLPYLFGLLAVIGGAAAGLSLYLLTAERNR; encoded by the coding sequence GTGAATCGGAACGATCGAGCAATCACGGGGTTAGTCATGCTCGCTCATTCGCTTGTCCACACCTACGAGTTCGTCTTCCCCGTATTCATCCCGCTTTGGCTGTCACAGTTCGGAACGACAGAGGCAATCGTCGGTGCCATTGTCGGCATCGGGCTCTCGTTGTTCGGACTGGGAGCACCGCTGGCGGGTGTACTCACCGACCGTCGCGGATCGAAACCACTCATCCTCGCCTGTCTATTCGGGATGGGTGGCTCGTTCGTTTTGCTCGGTCTTTCATCGACGATTGCCGGACTCATTGGCATCAGTCAGCTATCAATGTCTGGAATAGCGATACCAACCGAACTTGGTGTCGTCACGATTGCACTGATTGTCTGGGGCGTTTCTGCAAGCCTCTATCATCCTGCGGGACTGTCTCTCATCACCAGAGGCGTCGAAGCGCGCGGAAGTGCCTTCGCGTACCACGGCACGGCGGGCAATATTGGCACTGCTCTTGGTCCGCTTCTTGCCACCATCCTCCTGTTCTTTCTGAGCAATAACTGGCGCATCGTCGCCCTCATTCTCGCAGTTCCCGCACTCGTTGGTGTGGCGTACGCTGTTCGTATCAACGTAAACGAGACCGCTGCCGTCTCGACCGCGACCGATGGAGGGTCCGAGACAGAGAGCGGCATCTCATCACTGTCCGAGTTCTTCTCGCTCTCGAAGACGCTGCTTGCCAGTGCGTTCCTCGTTGTGTTTAGTATCGTGATGTTTTCTGGGCTGTACTACCGTGGCGTTCTCACATTTTTGCCGTCGCTCCTCGGAGATATCGGGATCATTGCACCAATTGAATTCTACGGACGAACGATCGAGCCGGCGAACTACCTCTATACGGGGCTTCTCGCAACGGGTGTCGGTGGCCAGTACGTTGGCGGGAAACTCACCGACAGAATTCCCGTTGAGCTGGGTCTCACAGTGGGATACGCGGCGTTCGGTGTCGTTGCACTCGCGTTTCTCCCCATCACGGCCCTCGGGCTAATTCCATTTGTGCTCCTCTTAGCGCTGCTCGGGTTCGTCCTCTTTTTCGTCCAGCCGTTTTACCAAGCAACAGTCGCAGACTACACTCCTGCCTCAGTGCGTGGACTGTCCTACGGGTACACGTATCTCGGTGTATTCGGCATCGGTGCGCTCGGAACGCCGCTCGCAGGTGCAGCACTCACGTATCTTTCACTCCCATATTTGTTTGGACTCCTCGCCGTAATCGGAGGAGCGGCTGCTGGACTCAGCCTGTATTTGCTCACCGCAGAACGAAACCGTTGA
- a CDS encoding threonine synthase, giving the protein METTPAFRGVLCPEADELFDATTSHHPEGAILDPVYDYEAIDLSRDDLESQSFGPEKYEQLLPIPSDEFVSLGEGGTPIIDCPTLAAELGIERCVIKDEGTNPTGTLLDRESALAVSAARQHGATDVALATAGDAGQSVAAYAARAGITSHAFVPSRSSFLTKAMINVHGGDMTVVEGRINDATAAYEDTMVEEDWYSVQPFETPYRHEGAKTIMYELLEQLDWQVPDAVFYPFEGSAALVGMAKAAREFRDLGLIDTLPPLYAAQSEACAPIVEAFDSGASTHDPWEVPDTVCGNLERPDPNGSELVLDALRESGGGAIATSDETILESAVTVASHEGIEMGVSAGAAASGAWELHEQFDERDTIAIINTAAGRKDADLLRSHLMRQGI; this is encoded by the coding sequence ATGGAAACGACGCCAGCATTCAGGGGTGTTCTCTGTCCCGAAGCGGATGAGCTGTTCGACGCGACGACCAGCCACCATCCAGAGGGTGCAATTCTCGATCCGGTGTACGATTACGAAGCGATCGATCTCTCTCGTGATGATCTCGAGTCCCAGTCGTTTGGCCCGGAGAAATACGAACAGCTTCTTCCGATTCCGTCTGACGAGTTCGTCTCGTTGGGCGAAGGGGGGACCCCGATTATCGACTGTCCGACACTCGCAGCTGAGCTCGGAATCGAGCGGTGTGTCATCAAGGACGAGGGAACAAATCCAACGGGAACGTTGCTCGATCGTGAGAGTGCACTCGCCGTTTCGGCCGCGCGACAGCACGGAGCGACTGACGTTGCCCTCGCTACAGCAGGCGATGCCGGACAATCTGTGGCCGCATACGCTGCCCGCGCCGGAATTACGAGTCACGCGTTCGTACCATCACGATCTTCGTTCCTTACGAAAGCCATGATCAACGTCCACGGCGGCGATATGACCGTTGTCGAGGGACGGATCAACGATGCTACAGCGGCGTACGAGGACACGATGGTCGAAGAAGACTGGTACTCGGTCCAGCCGTTCGAAACGCCCTATCGCCACGAGGGAGCGAAGACGATCATGTACGAACTTCTCGAACAGCTGGACTGGCAGGTTCCCGACGCCGTGTTCTATCCATTTGAGGGAAGCGCTGCTCTCGTCGGGATGGCCAAGGCGGCCCGTGAGTTCCGGGATCTCGGACTGATCGACACTCTTCCACCGCTGTATGCAGCCCAGTCAGAGGCCTGTGCGCCGATCGTCGAGGCGTTTGACTCCGGCGCAAGCACACACGATCCGTGGGAGGTTCCCGATACTGTGTGTGGCAATCTCGAACGGCCGGATCCAAACGGGAGTGAACTTGTGCTCGATGCACTCCGCGAGAGCGGCGGCGGAGCAATCGCAACCAGTGATGAAACCATCCTCGAAAGTGCTGTCACCGTCGCAAGCCACGAAGGGATCGAGATGGGTGTCTCAGCTGGAGCCGCAGCAAGCGGCGCGTGGGAACTGCACGAGCAGTTCGATGAACGTGATACAATTGCCATCATCAACACCGCTGCAGGACGAAAAGACGCAGATCTTCTCCGGAGTCACCTGATGCGTCAAGGAATCTGA
- a CDS encoding LysE family translocator, with protein MDFPVTFFAGVVFGLALAAPPGPMNAVIAEESVVHGWVSGVRAGLGAMTADLCFFGGALLGVVAVIERLPLLRATMIAVGGVIMLYFAYETATELHNGFRSEDTSGRGFRKAFVLAVTNPYQILFWLTAGVALLDPGTVDVLAPLSESLAGQFVVQTGSPVLLVGLFGGIVVWVVGFPVTLVAAERRVQTLAPLITGVSALVLGGFGVYFLVDAFRRLFI; from the coding sequence ATGGATTTTCCCGTGACGTTCTTTGCTGGTGTCGTGTTCGGATTAGCGCTTGCGGCTCCACCAGGACCGATGAACGCCGTTATTGCTGAAGAGAGCGTCGTCCACGGCTGGGTTTCGGGTGTTCGTGCTGGATTGGGAGCGATGACTGCTGATCTTTGTTTTTTCGGAGGTGCGCTGCTGGGCGTCGTTGCGGTTATCGAGCGACTGCCGCTTCTTCGAGCAACGATGATCGCCGTCGGTGGCGTCATCATGTTGTATTTCGCCTACGAAACGGCTACCGAACTTCATAATGGCTTTCGTAGTGAGGACACGAGTGGACGCGGATTTCGAAAAGCGTTCGTGCTTGCTGTCACCAATCCGTACCAGATTCTCTTTTGGTTGACGGCCGGCGTTGCGCTGCTCGATCCTGGCACAGTGGACGTGTTGGCACCGCTGTCAGAGTCGCTTGCCGGACAGTTCGTCGTCCAGACAGGGAGTCCTGTGTTGCTCGTCGGACTGTTCGGTGGGATCGTCGTTTGGGTCGTGGGCTTTCCAGTGACCCTTGTCGCCGCAGAGCGTCGGGTACAAACGCTCGCCCCACTCATCACCGGTGTGAGTGCGCTCGTTCTCGGAGGATTCGGTGTCTACTTTCTCGTCGATGCGTTCCGACGGCTGTTTATCTGA
- a CDS encoding 50S ribosomal protein L44e: MQMPRRFRTYCPHCNAHHEHEVEKVRSGRSSGMTKVQGRQRKRQKSGIGNAGKFSKVPSGDKPTKKTNLKYRCSDCGKAHLRKGWRAGRLEFQE, encoded by the coding sequence ATGCAGATGCCACGTCGATTTCGGACGTACTGTCCGCATTGCAACGCGCACCATGAGCACGAGGTTGAGAAGGTGCGGAGCGGTCGCTCCTCAGGCATGACGAAGGTGCAGGGTCGCCAACGAAAGCGCCAGAAGTCTGGAATCGGGAACGCTGGTAAGTTCTCGAAGGTTCCGAGTGGTGACAAACCGACGAAAAAGACGAACCTGAAGTACCGGTGCAGCGACTGTGGAAAAGCTCACCTCCGAAAGGGATGGCGCGCAGGCCGTCTGGAGTTTCAGGAGTAA
- a CDS encoding J domain-containing protein, with translation MQLVPVDIPDWLLSGILLGLIVSAVVAGVFILGAYFFPDRTTGGAVRSGEGRRRTEIRQYLHAIDEPFVEDHLIDEQPVEFYLPNRDVAITFDARAFYAIEHSSTHAVLVEHEMPGIYLGNRLPFETPTFDLSDEDSSVDESDAALAVLGLPSNATDQQIRAAYRKKVKAVHPDMGGDPEAFQQVNEAYATVSDDTT, from the coding sequence GTGCAACTGGTCCCGGTAGACATCCCCGATTGGCTGCTCTCCGGTATACTCCTCGGACTCATAGTGAGTGCTGTCGTCGCAGGCGTCTTTATACTCGGGGCGTATTTTTTCCCCGACCGGACAACCGGCGGGGCGGTCAGAAGTGGCGAGGGTCGCCGTCGGACGGAAATTCGACAGTATCTCCACGCAATCGATGAACCGTTCGTCGAAGACCATCTCATCGATGAACAGCCTGTCGAGTTCTATCTCCCGAACCGCGACGTTGCTATCACGTTCGACGCCCGCGCATTCTACGCCATCGAACACTCATCGACGCACGCAGTTCTCGTCGAACACGAGATGCCAGGGATCTACCTCGGGAACCGTCTTCCGTTCGAGACACCGACTTTCGATCTATCTGATGAGGACTCATCCGTGGACGAATCCGATGCTGCTCTTGCGGTCCTCGGTCTTCCATCGAATGCGACAGACCAGCAGATAAGGGCCGCGTACCGCAAAAAAGTCAAAGCTGTTCATCCCGACATGGGTGGCGACCCTGAGGCGTTCCAACAGGTGAATGAGGCCTATGCGACCGTCTCTGATGATACTACCTAA
- a CDS encoding RNA-protein complex protein Nop10 has product MISDIRVCASWQEHHDGPVYTLASTCPVCGSDAVNSAPAPYDPTDRYGEYRRALKRRAHE; this is encoded by the coding sequence ATGATTTCGGATATTCGTGTCTGTGCGTCATGGCAAGAGCACCACGACGGTCCAGTGTACACGCTCGCCTCGACCTGTCCTGTCTGTGGTAGTGACGCGGTCAACAGCGCACCAGCGCCGTATGATCCCACAGACCGCTACGGCGAGTACCGACGTGCACTTAAGCGGCGAGCACACGAGTAG
- a CDS encoding GNAT family N-acetyltransferase, translated as MDVRPAKPEDGTTIRDIARRSLEASYTLSPQTIESAVKQWYNVDTMTEKLDDPNLIVLVAERDGEVVGFAEGDIVEPGGDGDLLWLHVDPDYRGEGVGNRLYHAIYDRLMEMGATRLRGRVLRDNPGGNDFYEDHGLVRAVDERIEIDGSEYVENIYVEDEPTDIESVTTENGAGEVYIDHDDAERGSVAPFLVAYNDADRTDRYGYFCSNCSSLDIAMDSMGRAECNNCGNQRKATRWDAAYL; from the coding sequence ATGGACGTCCGACCAGCAAAACCAGAGGATGGGACGACGATTCGCGATATAGCGCGTCGATCGCTCGAAGCTTCGTATACACTCAGTCCCCAGACGATCGAGAGTGCTGTCAAGCAATGGTACAACGTCGATACGATGACGGAGAAACTCGATGACCCCAACCTGATCGTCTTAGTCGCCGAGCGTGATGGCGAAGTCGTCGGCTTCGCTGAAGGCGATATCGTCGAGCCAGGCGGCGACGGTGATCTCCTGTGGCTACACGTCGATCCTGATTACCGAGGTGAGGGAGTCGGAAACCGTCTCTATCACGCTATCTACGATCGACTGATGGAGATGGGTGCCACACGGCTTCGTGGACGCGTTCTCAGAGACAATCCGGGAGGAAACGATTTCTACGAGGATCACGGGCTCGTACGAGCTGTCGACGAACGAATCGAGATCGATGGGAGCGAATACGTCGAGAACATCTACGTCGAGGACGAGCCCACTGATATCGAGTCCGTCACTACCGAAAATGGCGCAGGTGAGGTCTATATCGATCACGATGACGCCGAGCGTGGCAGCGTTGCACCGTTCCTCGTCGCCTACAACGATGCTGACCGAACTGACCGGTACGGTTACTTTTGCTCGAACTGTAGCAGTCTCGATATTGCAATGGACTCAATGGGTCGGGCAGAGTGTAATAACTGTGGCAACCAACGCAAAGCGACACGCTGGGACGCAGCATACCTCTAG
- a CDS encoding proteasome assembly chaperone family protein: MDEFDIETVAQPDMNSPVLIEGLPGVGHVGKLAAEHLLEEFNNTLISRLYSEHFPPQVTIEDGRTQLACLEFHAVDLSTPLQEDEQESGEAIDADLLVLTGDHQAQDSTGHYRLTDSILDIAAEYDVERAFTLGGVPTGELIEEYSVIGAASSAELIEELSDTVEFREDEPAGGIVGVSGLLLGMGERRGLDAACLMGETSGYLVDPKSAQAVLEVLETILDFEVGYESLEERAEEMEEVVTKIREMEQGPAPTDDDLRYIG; encoded by the coding sequence ATGGACGAGTTCGATATCGAGACGGTTGCCCAACCGGATATGAATTCTCCCGTTCTTATCGAAGGGCTCCCTGGTGTCGGTCACGTTGGCAAGCTCGCCGCCGAACATCTACTAGAGGAGTTCAATAATACACTTATCAGCCGCCTGTATTCGGAGCATTTCCCACCACAGGTCACCATCGAAGATGGACGTACACAGCTCGCGTGTCTCGAATTTCACGCGGTCGATCTCTCTACACCATTGCAAGAGGACGAGCAAGAATCAGGCGAGGCTATCGACGCTGATCTGCTTGTGCTGACTGGTGACCACCAAGCACAGGATTCGACAGGACACTACCGGCTCACGGATTCGATTCTCGACATCGCAGCGGAGTACGACGTCGAACGCGCGTTCACACTCGGTGGCGTCCCAACAGGCGAGCTCATCGAGGAGTACAGCGTCATTGGTGCTGCCTCTTCTGCGGAGCTCATTGAGGAGCTGTCCGATACGGTCGAGTTCCGAGAGGACGAACCCGCTGGCGGGATCGTCGGCGTGAGCGGACTCTTACTCGGAATGGGCGAGCGCCGTGGACTCGATGCAGCCTGCCTCATGGGTGAAACAAGCGGCTATCTCGTCGATCCAAAAAGCGCGCAGGCTGTCCTCGAAGTCCTCGAAACTATTCTCGATTTCGAAGTCGGCTACGAGTCACTCGAAGAACGCGCCGAGGAAATGGAAGAGGTCGTGACGAAAATTCGGGAGATGGAACAAGGACCAGCACCGACCGACGACGACTTGCGATATATCGGTTGA